Genomic window (Rosa chinensis cultivar Old Blush chromosome 6, RchiOBHm-V2, whole genome shotgun sequence):
CCCTATCAACTTTGCCCATTCCaatcattttggaaactttatcagatccaattgaaaattttgaaaactttTCTTGAGAATCATGTAAGGATTTTTCAAGAGAGATTTTTTCAGAAGTTAAAGAATTGACTAACCTGATTTGAGCATTCAAGTTCTCTTGCAGAGTCTCCACTTGACTTACCAAtgcatttctttcaatttcccACTTCTTCTTGCAGGATTGCAACTTCTCAGCTATcccagatttttctttttcacaaacaGCAAGTTGATCCTTCAATTCCTCAGTCTTTCCAATCATTATTTTTGAGGCCTTGTACAGTTGCTGGAACTTGTTAGAGGCTACCTCCTCAGAGTGCTCATCATCATTAGATTCatctgaggactcattttgggtgGTACCAACAAGAGCAACATTTTCCTCTTCATGGTCGGACTGAGTTTCAGATTCAATATCACTCCAAGAGGTTTTAAAAGCTCTATTTGATTGAGACTTATATTTCTTGTTTGCACAATCAGCAGCAAGATGACCATATCCTTGACACTCAAAACATTTTGGTTTTTCACTGAAAAACTTCTTTTGAAAAGGCTTGGAAGACTTTGAGTATTTGTCATTAGAAGCATCATCGATTTGATTTCTTTTGGAAGAAGTGGAACCAGAAAAATTTTTAGAAGAGAATGGCCTTCCAGatttaagaaattttttgaaCTGTTTTGTGAGAAGAGCAAATTCATCTAGATTAAAATCAGAagggtcttcttcttttttcaaagtGCTTAAAGCaattgatttttctttcttaccCTTTCTCCTTTTTGACTCAAAGGTTTTCAAATTTCCTACAAGCTCATCTAATGAGTATGAATCAAGATCTTGAGCTTCCTCAATGGCAATTTGCTTAGCCTCAAAACTAGGAGGAAGAGCTCGAAGAAACTTTTTCACAATTCTATGCTCTAAAATAGGATCACCCAACCCATGACATTGATTGGTAATATTGATGAGGCGACTATGGAAGTCATCAACAGATTCATCCTCTCTCATAGTCATTTCTTCAAATTCAAGCACAAGGCTTTGAAGTTTTTGTGCCTTCACCTTTTTGTTACCCTCATGAGTGGTTTGAAGTAATTCCCAAGAAGCTTTAGCAGTTGGACAAtttgtaattctttttctttccttatccGACAAGGCAGCGAAAAGGCTATAGCGAGCTTTAGTATCACATTTGTGATCAAATTGCTCAGCAACAGTCCACTCACCTCTTGGTTTAGGAATAGGATTTGAAGTTTCAGTTTCCTTTTTAGTTGGTTCTATCCAACCCTTCTCTATAATGTTCCACAACTTATCCTCTTGAGATTGCAGGAAAGCCATCATCATTACTTTCCATTGAGAATAATCTTTCCCATCAAAATATGGAGGAGAGTTAATGGAACTAGAGACTCTATCACGGTCCATTCTAGGAGTCCAGAGGAACACACTAACACAGGTTagtgacccgctctgataccaattgaagatccta
Coding sequences:
- the LOC121050017 gene encoding uncharacterized protein LOC121050017; its protein translation is MDRDRVSSSINSPPYFDGKDYSQWKVMMMAFLQSQEDKLWNIIEKGWIEPTKKETETSNPIPKPRGEWTVAEQFDHKCDTKARYSLFAALSDKERKRITNCPTAKASWELLQTTHEGNKKVKAQKLQSLVLEFEEMTMREDESVDDFHSRLINITNQCHGLGDPILEHRIVKKFLRALPPSFEAKQIAIEEAQDLDSYSLDELVGNLKTFESKRRKGKKEKSIALSTLKKEEDPSDFNLDEFALLTKQFKKFLKSGRPFSSKNFSGSTSSKRNQIDDASNDKYSKSSKPFQKKFFSEKPKCFECQGYGHLAADCANKKYKSQSNRAFKTSWSDIESETQSDHEEENVALVGTTQNESSDESNDDEHSEEVASNKFQQLYKASKIMIGKTEELKDQLAVCEKEKSGIAEKLQSCKKKWEIERNALVSQVETLQENLNAQIRLVNSLTSEKISLEKSLHDSQEKFSKFSIGSDKVSKMIGMGKVDRDKKGLGFHSGESSSKKPTIFVKSRLLPKENVPKSSKKFIPICHHCGITGHIRPRCHKLRNSPQKSTRSHENSLLLSLQSTLEKSLKEFGRIAKLVAIPRKENVVWAKKNKSFHPLASTDFKPFDICGTDSEPSEMCLLSSLCFSHVEENDSIATCLVALTALSSRKADTWYLDSGCSRHMTGDKNWFSSFYDEAISGSVTFGDGKKAKVVGKGIVTAPGIPNLKNVLYVEGLQANLISVSQLSDDFEEVRFNKLRCLVLDDLS